The Intestinibaculum porci DNA window TGCGGCAACATGGGTATCAGTAAAAACATCTTTAGTTTTAAAGAATGCAGCTGGTAAACCATTCCTTGAATTACAGAAACAGCTCGATGCCGTTTATCCAGGCTTATTAACAGCATTATTCGTTGTATTATGCTGGTGGTTAATGGCTAAGAAGAAAATGTCACCAATCACTGTTATGTTATTATTAGTAGTCATCGCCTTTGTCGGTGTCTTAGTTGGTTTCTTCAACCCAGGATTAAAATACTAAAAGAAAGGAAGAACACCATGACAGAAAAGGAACTCCAAAATTACACTAACGAAATCAATTACCAGAAACACATGCTTGAAAACTTAGGACGTTATCTTAACTTAATGTTCTTAGTCGCGAGTATTGGTTTGGTCTTGATTTACGTATTCCATTCCAAAAACTTGTTCATCACCATTGTCGGATTCATCCTCACTGTCATCGGTGTCCTTGGCTCATTAGTATTTGGCCTTGGCATTCGCAATGGAAGAGTGAATGTTAATAAAGTGATTGATGATTTGGAAGCGAAAAGTCATCACAAAGAATGATAAGGAATACTTCGGTATTCCTTTTCTTTTTGCGTTGCATCAACCAGACTTAGTAAAAGGGCTGCTTTTCGTTCAATCGCTAAAGCGGGATGATCGTAGGCGTTAATAGAAGTAATCATCTTAAAATCTGTTTGGCCTTTACGCATTTTAACAAGCTTTCGTCCGCGATCATTAAAGGCTAGCAGACGGATATAATCGATAGCCATTGCGGCCTTGACTTCCTCTTTCGTATTATTGAGTAAGATATGCGTAAGCATGCGCTGAATGCGCACTCGCGTGTAACGCTTCGAGGAACATAAGTTAACGAGCTCGTCAACGCTTGTGGCCTGCATTGCGGCTTTGACTACTAAATGTTCGATTCCTTCTTCCACTAAGTGCATCGAGGATAGGTCTTTTTGAAACAATATCGCATATTTTAATGGCATAAAGAAATCATTGAGATCAAAGAAATGCGCATCCTGATAAGAATCATACCCCGGTAAATAAGAAGAGACATCTTTGTCTTCTTTTAAAGCTTTGCGTAAAGCTGTGGCACTGGCAATCTGTGATAGAGATGTTTCATGATAATCATTTGTACGTTTAATGACATGGGGAGTGATTTGATAATGATGGTGTACAATTTCTTTAACATAAGCTAAGCCTAAGAGATCATTAGGCGTACGTACTTCTTTATGCATTAATAAACTTAAAGCCTGATTGCAGGCATCAGGATAACGCAAACCTGTTTTCATGGCGTCTTTGACATAACCATTATATAAATCAGGATATGTTTCAATGGTCTTGGCAATATCAAAAAAGGTCTCAATATGACCATCTTCTGAGCCAAAGATTAGATCTGTAACGCCCATTTCTTTTAACAGTAAAACACTGTAATGGGCAAAGTAATCAGCGCTTTCTACGCCGCATGCAAGGGGTAATTCAATCACACAGTCAGCGCCATTTTCTAAAGCAATCTTACTGCGGGTCCATTTATCGACAATCGCAGGTTCGCCGCGCTGGACAAAAGCGCCGCTCATGACAATCACTGTATAATCAGGATGGATCATTTCCTTTGCTTTTTTGATATGATAGGCATGTCCCGTGTGAAACGGATTATATTCCGCAATAATACCGAGAATTTTCATTGACGTCACCTCTTAAATAGTTTAACATGGGGAAGGCTTAAAAAGGGCACAAATCTCTAAAAAATGCTTTTTCGGGGGTCTAAAAATTCTTGAAATTATCGTTGACTTGGGGATTTGTTTTCTTTATAATGGTTAATGCGTTATAGAAGGTGATAAAATGAAGTGGAGTCGTTATTGGCTGATCAAACCAGAAAATGAACAATTTGATTTTGATGAGACATTGACTTTCTCTGATGAAATGTTCTATAACTTATCGCGAATCAATGGATTAAAGGATGTGCGTGTCACTGGCCATGGACACTACTTCGATGGCGAAGGTAGGCTCTATGTAGATGTACACATCGAAGGCACGATGATTGTTCCTTGCGCTATTTCATTAGAGGATACGGATTATCCCTTTGCGATAGACGAAACGGAAATCTTTGCCTTTTATAAGCCTGAAGATGATGAAGATGTCATTGAAGCTAAGAAGGACACAGCTGATTTGACACCTGTGGTATGGCAGGAAATTATGATGGCTGTACCAATGAGAGTTGTCAAGGAAGGCGCTGAACTTCAGCGTGAAGGAAAAGGCTGGAAAGTCCTTGATGAAACCGAATTAGATCAAGATGACGAAGAAAATCCTATTGATCCAAGGCTTGCAAAGCTTAAAGATTATTTTAAAGACAAGGAATAAGAGGAGGAAAAAACTATGGCAGTACCATTTAGAAGAGTATCAAGTACAAGAAGAAATAAGAGAAGAACTCATGACAAATTATCTGCACCTGCAGTTGTTGTATGTCCTGAATGTGGAGAATTCAAACTTTCTCATAGAGTTTGCAAACATTGCGGTTCATATGACGGCAAGAAAGTCATGGAAGTTAAATAAGATAGAACGTCTTACTAGGGTAGCCTTCGGGTTACCTTTTTATTTTTCTTTTAAAGTGTAAATGCAGTATTAAGGGAAAATAACCGATCAGGTAAAAAAATATTATGCCAATTATCATGATAAATAGATGATAATTTGTATTATGCGAAGAATACTTTCTAAAAAAGTGAAAAAACCTCTTGCATTTGTTTTACCAGTGCGGTAATATAAGCGAGCACTCCGGTAAGGAGCGCAATGCAGAACATTGAAAACTGAAAAGAAACACGTCAAAGAACTCATTTTTGAGCGGTGAACAAAACACCGAAAACAAATAGTCAGAAGTAATTTAAAGAGCTTATTCAAAGCTCCATTCATAAACAATGGAGAGTTTGATCCTGGCTCAGGATGAACGCTGGCGGCGTGCCTAATACATGCAAGTCGAACGGAGCACCTTGGTGCTCAGTGGCGAACGGGTGAGGAGAACATAGGTAACCTGCCCCTCCGAGGGGGACAACAGCTGGAAACGGCTGCTAAGACCGCATAGACGCATTCAGGGCATCCTGGATGCGCTAAATGACCGGATGGTCAGCGGGGGGATGGACCTATGCAGTATTAGCTAGTTGGCGGGGCAACGGCCCACCAAGGCGACGATACTTAGCCGGCCTGAGAGGGCGGACGGCCACACTGGGACTGAGACACGGCCCAGACTCCTACGGGAGGCAGCAGTAGGGAATTTTCGGCAATGGGGGAAACCCTGACCGAGCAACGCCGCGTGAACGAAGAAGGCCTTCGGGTCGTAAAGTTCTGTTGTACGGGAAGAACGTCGGATGGAGGAAATGCCATGCGAGTGACGGTACCGAACATAGAAAGCCACGGCTAACTACGTGCCAGCAGCCGCGGTAATACGTAGGTGGCGAGCGTTATCCGGAATCATTGGGCGTAAAGAGGGAGCAGGCGGTGATACAGGTCTGGAGGTGAAAGCCCGAAGCTAAACTTCGGGAAGCCCCGGAAACCGGATCACTGGAGTGCGGAAGAGGATCGTGGAATTCCATGTGTAGCGGTGAAATGCGTAGATATATGGAGGAACACCAGTGGCGAAGGCGACGGTCTGGTCCGCAACTGACGCTCAGTCCCGAAAGCGTGGGGAGCAAATAGGATTAGATACCCTAGTAGTCCACGCCGTAAACGATCGATACTAAGTGTCGGGAGTCAGATCCCGGTGCTGCAGTCAACGCAATAAGTATCGCGCCTGAGTAGTACGTTCGCAAGAATGAAACTCAAAGGAATTGACGGGGGCCCGCACAAGCGGTGGAGCATGTGGTTTAATTCGAAGCAACGCGAAGAACCTTACCAGGTCTTGACATCGATCTAAAAGGGAGAGAGATCTCCTCATAGCTATAGAGAAGACAGGTGGTGCATGGTTGTCGTCAGCTCGTGTCGTGAGATGTTGGGTTAAGTCCCGCAACGAGCGCAACCCCTGTCGCCAGTTGCCAGCATTGAGTTGGGGACTCTGGCGAGACTGCCTCTGCAAGGAGGAGGAAGGCGGGGATGACGTCAAATCATCATGCCCCTTATGACCTGGGCCACACACGTGCTACAATGGACGGAGCAGAGGGAAGCGAGACCGCGAGGTTGAGCAGAGCCCAGAAACCCGTTCTCAGTTCGGACTGCAGTCTGCAACTCGACTGCACGAAGCTGGAATCGCTAGTAATCGCGGATCAGCATGCCGCGGTGAATACGTTCTCGGGCCTTGTACACACCGCCCGTCACACCATGAGAGTCAGCAACACCCGAAGCCGGTGGCTCAACCGCAAGGAGAGAGCTGTCTAAGGTGGGGCCGATGATTGGGGTGAAGTCGTAACAAGGTATCCCTACGGGAACGTGGGGATGGATCACCTCCTTTCTAGGGAGAACAGAGTGTTTCTTTTCGGTTTTCTCTGCTTTGCAGAGAAGGAAGACCCTTGAAAACCGCATACAATCAAAAGCAAAGAGAAGACTTATTAATTCAAATTAGTAAGACTTCCTGCAAACACTATATAAGGATAAGATCAGAGAAACATCAAAGGTCTAGAATCTGGTATAGTGGGCAAAAGCTAAGATAAACAAGAGAAACAGTTAGATCAAGAATAACAGTCAGTAAACTCAAGCTTATTCATATCAACTTTCAGGTCAAGAAAGAAAGGGCGTATGGCGGAAGCCTGGGCACACAGAGGCGAAGAAGGACGGAGCAAACACCGAAATGCATCGGGGAGCCGTAAGCAGGCGAAGATCCGGCGATGTCCGAATGGGGAAACCCGCATGAGCAAGACTCATGCATCCTTCAGCGAATACATAGCTGGAGAGAGGCGAGACGCAGGGAACTGAAACATCTAAGTACCTGCAGGAAAAGAAATCAAACGAGATTCCGTAAGTAGCGGCGAGCGAAAGCGGAGGAGCCCAAACCATCATATGATGGGGTAGTAGGACCCGCACAAAGCGAAGGCCTCGGCAGCCGAATGTCATGGGAAGGACATCCAGAGAGGGTGAGAGACCCGTAGGCGAAACCGAGGCTTAGCGAGCGGAGATCCTGAGTACGGCGGGACACGAGAAATCCTGTCGGAAGCATCGGGGACCATCCCGAAAGGCTAAAGACTCCTGTGTGACCGATAGCGAACCAGTACCGTGAGGGAAAGGTGAAAAGAACCCCGGGAGGGGAGTGAAAGAGAACCAGAAACCATATGCCTACAAGAAGTCAGAGCCCGTCAAAGGGTGATGGCGTGCCTTTTGTAGAATGAGCCGGCGAGTTGCTTTTCCAGGCGAGGCTAAGCAGGATATGCGGAGCCGAAGCGAAAGCGAGTCTTAATAGGGCGAGAGTCTGGAGGAGCAGACCCGAAACCGGGTGATCTAGCCATGGACAGGTTGAAGTCGGGGTGAGACCCGATGGAGGACCGAACCGACCCCCGTTGAAACGTTGGCGGATGATCTGTGGCTAGGGGTGAAATTCCAAACGAACCCGGAGATAGCTGGTTCTCCCCGAAATAGCTTTAGGGCTAGCGTCGCGAGACGGCATGCGAAGGTAGAGCACTGAATATGCGATGGCCTCATCCCGAGGTACTGAGCATAATCAAACTCCGAATGTCGCACGTCCAGTCGCGGCAGTCAGTCTGCGGGTGATAAGGTCCGCGGACAAGAGGGAAACAGCCCAGACCATCAGCTAAGGTCCCAAAGTGCATGCCAAGTGGAAAAGGAAGTGGGGACGTGGAGACAACTAGGAGGTTGGCTCAGAAGCAGCCATCCTTCAAAGAGTGCGTAACAGCTCACTAGTCGAATGACCCTGCGCCGATAATTTACCGGGGCTAAGCATGACACCGAAGCTATGGATATGAAAATATGGTAGGGGAGCGTTCCATCCGGCGGAGAAGCGGGACCGAAAGGGCCCGAGGAGCGGATGGAAGAGAGAATGCCGGCGTGAGTAGCGAGATGCGGGTGAGAATCCCGCACACCGATGGCCCAAGGTCTCCAGAGGAAGGTTCGTCCGCTCTGGGAGAGTCGGGACCTAAGGAGAGGCCGAAAGGCGTATCCGATGGAAGACAGGCGGAGATTCCTGTACCCTTCAGGGAGCGATGGAGTGACGGAGAAGGCTAGCGCAACCGGCGGACGGAAGAGCCGGGGCAAGCGAGGTAGCCGTGATGCAGTGAAATGCGCATCACAGAAGGCGAAGGCGTGACGCATACGGAAAGCTGCGGCAAGTACGGAAAAGCGTGAAGCAGACTTCCAGGAAAAGCTTCTAGCACAAATTTCTGAAGGCCCGTACCGAAAATGGACACACATGGGCAGGGAGAGAATCCCAAGGTGAGCGAGAGAACTGCAGCTAAGGAACTCTGCAAAATGACCCCGTAACTTAGGGAGAAGGGGTGCTCTTCGGAGCCGCAGAAAAATGGCCCAAGCGACTGTTTACCAAAAACACAGCTCTCTGCGAAGGCGCAAGCCGAAGTATAGGGGGTGACGCCTGCCCGGTGCTGGAAGGTCAAGAGGAGTGGTCAGCGCAAGCGAAGCCATGATACGAAGCCCCAGTAAACGGCGGCCGTAACTATAACGGTCCTAAGGTAGCGAAATTCCTTGTCAGGTAAGTTCTGACCCGCACGAAAGGCGTAACGATTTGGGCGCTGTCTCGGCTGCAGACTCGGTGAAGTCTTAGTACCTGTGAAGATGCAGGTTGCCCGCGACTAGACGGAAAGACCCCATGGAGCTTCACTGCAGGCCGACATTGGGCCTGGGTGCATGACGTACAGGATAGGTGGGAGGCTGCGAGACGGGTTCGCCAGGATCCGAGGAGCCGCTGTTGGGATACCACCCCTCGTGCACTTAGGTTCTAACCGGGACGCGTAAGCCGCGTACGGGACAGTGTCAGCCGGGCAGTTTGACTGGGGCGGTCGCCTCCCAAAGAGTAACGGAGGCGCCCAAAGATACCCTCAGCGTGGATGGAAACCACGCATCGAGCGCAAAGGCATAAGGGTGTCTGACTGCGAGACAAACAGGTCGAGCAGGGACGAAAGTCGGGCTTAGTGATCCGGCGGTACCGCATGGAAGGGCCGTCGCTCAACGGATAAAAGCTACCCTGGGGATAACAGGCTGATCTCCCCCAAGAGTTCACATCGACGGGGAGGTTTGGCACCTCGATGTCGGCTCATCGCATCCTGGAGCTGAAGTCGGTTCCAAGGGTTGGGCTGTTCGCCCATTAAAGCGGTACGCGAGCTGGGTTCAGAACGTCGTGAGACAGTTCGGTCCCTATCTGTCGTGGGCGCAGGAGGTCTGAGGAGAGCTGCCCTCAGTACGAGAGGACCGGGGTGGACGGACCGATGGTGGACCAGTTGTCACGCCAGTGGCACAGCTGGGTAGCCAAGTCCGGAAGGGATAAGCGCTGAAGGCATCTAAGCGTGAAGCCCCCTCCAAGATGAGACCTCCCGTTGCTTAGCAAGTAAGGCCCCTTAAAGACGATAAGGTTGATAGACCGGGAGTGAAAGCATGGCGACATGTTCAGCGGACCGGCACTAATAGGCCGAGGACTTGACCAGAGAAGAGATTGTGTGCGGTTTTCAGGGGAGATCCTGAGATCCGGTAGCGATGGCGTGATGGAGACACCCGTACCCATGCCGAACACGGAAGTTAAGCATCACAGCGTCGACGATAGTCAGAAATGGCGACAATAGAACGCTGCCGGTCGATAGCACCTCAGATGAGGTGCTTTTGTTTTGCGTGAGAGTTATGTCTCACACTTTTTTAATTGATTATTTTTTTAATGTAAAAAATAGTTAAATCAATAAAGAGGGACCAAAATAAAATGTGTCGTCAATGACCAGGTGGTCAATAGAATTTCATGTTGAATGAAAGATCTATTGCGTCACTAAAAAAAGAATAAAACTGAGTGAAAATAGAGGGGGGTTGGCATTAATTATTTACAAATTTTTACTCGTCGTGGCGATTTACCAAGTGTGAAATTTGCAAGAATTCTTGGTATTGAGTTCGTTAGGAAGATCGCACAACCTAATAATCCTGATCATTTAAATAAGATGATCACTTCATTTTGATTTTAGGAGAAATGAATCGTGTTTTTGATCGCTCTTATGTGGAGGATTGAATTATCATAATGCCAGAAACGAAATATAACACTTTAGGTGCTTTACTAGGAATACAAATAGAAAGTCATCTTCATGTTTTAGTTGCGATGCAAAAAGCGTAACTGATATGAGGTTTACAAAGCTTTTCAAAGGCGCTATGCTGCAAGTTTACTTGGCAGATTCAACGCGTCATTTAGATAAAGCGCCTTTATTTAAAGAGGTGATGGATCTAATCAGGTTATAGAAGATGATTATGGACGCTTTAAAACAAATGAACATTTTGATCGTATATGGGAGTTATGTGGTCATGCCACTACTTTTGATTCGTTCAAGCACGCTAACGAACATCGTATGATCTCCTCAACAGGACAATTAGGTAATAAGTGGGAGATGACTTTTGATCCGTTTGTAGAATTGCCTGCCAATAGCTTGTTACTAAGCTTTTACTTTAGACATGTTAATAGGAAAAGTGAGAGGCATTATTTAATTATATGAAAGAGAACAACTCTCAGGTACTAGGATTTCAAGAATTTAGATTCATAGAGGTTCAAAACATTAATAACCGCACTATTTCGTAGTGGTTTTGACTTGCGTAAATACTTGATTATCTTATTCATGATATTCTTACCGGTAAAGCGGTGATTGAAGCGCCATTCCTGCTCAGCAAGGAACAATGGTAAATCTCTTTTAGATACACCATGATAAATAGTTTTAATGTTGTTTTCTATATTACCAGAAATGACATTTTGCCAGTAAAGCTTATGATCTTTCTCTTTATAGTTAACTTTTGCACTATGTAAATCTACTATTTTCTTTAGAAAATTAAAAGATGTATCCTTATCACAGTTTATTACCGTACTCTTATCTAGTTTTACGTGTTTACGCATCCATTTCTTAATTGAAGCTGATTTATGGTTCATAAGGGCATGTAATTTCACAAAGGTAGGATACTTGTTGTCTTGTGTTGTACCTAAAATAATGACTACTGGTGACTTATCAGCGCCTTTACCGCGCTTACCACCTGGTCTTTTACCACCAACTTCAAGGATATCTAGGTCATAGAATTTGCTTTCTAAAAGATGATCATTATTACTTTCAGCCATGAGTATTCTGAATTTTCTGATCCATTTACCAGCTGTTTTAGAGCTTGTATTGATGAGATTTCCCATTTCAACGGCACTAATCCCTTTATTCTGAACAAAGAATAGGTAAATGGCTAGAATCAGCTGCCAGAGTGTCAGGTTGCTATTATCAAAAATAGTGCCTGACAACAATGAAAACTGATGACCGCAATCCTTGCACTCAAGGATGTAATTGTTCTTAATACCTGTTGTTCTTTTGATCAAATAATACTCATGGCAATGGCAAAAATCACATTCAAATCCCTCAGGCCATTTGATGTTAAGGAAGAACTTAATCTGAGCATCTGTTGAACCATATTTTTCTTCCAGCTCAACCAATGAGAGCTTTCTAGGTTTTTCCTTATTCCAAGTACGCTTTTTTGACATATCCATAACCTCTTTTCTACATTACATCTATATTATTGCATAACTACAAAATCATGCTTTGAATATAGGCTGATAAAAGGGATTATTTAGGATTTAAAATTAAAAAGTTAAACTTTCCCTGAGAGAAGTTCTCTTTCATATTTAATTATGTTGAAAAATATCATATCTCTATTTATCCAAAGTAGCTCTTTTTACTAGAACAAGTCACAAAAGCACATATCTGATTGGATAGTCGTAAAAGTTTTAAAAAGAAATTATTTTAATCAAATGATCGCTTTGCAAAGCATATTTTAAAAGAGGATAAAAATGACCTGACATGTAAAAATGAGCGATTATGCGCAATAAAATGCCTGTATACCACATTTTTTAACGAAACATTCAAAAAATCTAAAAAAACACTTTACAAGCAGGAAGGAAAATGGTATATTTAGTTAGCACTCCGGTAAGGAGCGCATGCAGAACATTGAAAACTGAAAAGAAACACGTCAAAGAACTCATTTTTGAG harbors:
- a CDS encoding YceD family protein, with protein sequence MKWSRYWLIKPENEQFDFDETLTFSDEMFYNLSRINGLKDVRVTGHGHYFDGEGRLYVDVHIEGTMIVPCAISLEDTDYPFAIDETEIFAFYKPEDDEDVIEAKKDTADLTPVVWQEIMMAVPMRVVKEGAELQREGKGWKVLDETELDQDDEENPIDPRLAKLKDYFKDKE
- a CDS encoding IS1595 family transposase → MSKKRTWNKEKPRKLSLVELEEKYGSTDAQIKFFLNIKWPEGFECDFCHCHEYYLIKRTTGIKNNYILECKDCGHQFSLLSGTIFDNSNLTLWQLILAIYLFFVQNKGISAVEMGNLINTSSKTAGKWIRKFRILMAESNNDHLLESKFYDLDILEVGGKRPGGKRGKGADKSPVVIILGTTQDNKYPTFVKLHALMNHKSASIKKWMRKHVKLDKSTVINCDKDTSFNFLKKIVDLHSAKVNYKEKDHKLYWQNVISGNIENNIKTIYHGVSKRDLPLFLAEQEWRFNHRFTGKNIMNKIIKYLRKSKPLRNSAVINVLNLYESKFLKS
- the rpmF gene encoding 50S ribosomal protein L32, encoding MAVPFRRVSSTRRNKRRTHDKLSAPAVVVCPECGEFKLSHRVCKHCGSYDGKKVMEVK
- a CDS encoding DUF202 domain-containing protein yields the protein MTEKELQNYTNEINYQKHMLENLGRYLNLMFLVASIGLVLIYVFHSKNLFITIVGFILTVIGVLGSLVFGLGIRNGRVNVNKVIDDLEAKSHHKE
- a CDS encoding nucleotidyltransferase → MKILGIIAEYNPFHTGHAYHIKKAKEMIHPDYTVIVMSGAFVQRGEPAIVDKWTRSKIALENGADCVIELPLACGVESADYFAHYSVLLLKEMGVTDLIFGSEDGHIETFFDIAKTIETYPDLYNGYVKDAMKTGLRYPDACNQALSLLMHKEVRTPNDLLGLAYVKEIVHHHYQITPHVIKRTNDYHETSLSQIASATALRKALKEDKDVSSYLPGYDSYQDAHFFDLNDFFMPLKYAILFQKDLSSMHLVEEGIEHLVVKAAMQATSVDELVNLCSSKRYTRVRIQRMLTHILLNNTKEEVKAAMAIDYIRLLAFNDRGRKLVKMRKGQTDFKMITSINAYDHPALAIERKAALLLSLVDATQKEKEYRSIPYHSL